Proteins encoded together in one Telopea speciosissima isolate NSW1024214 ecotype Mountain lineage chromosome 6, Tspe_v1, whole genome shotgun sequence window:
- the LOC122665720 gene encoding adhesive plaque matrix protein-like, whose amino-acid sequence MPATKSIQTTLAQPKRYLRKPTTLNTAKKCPKRATTLSHLVKHRITQYTTTTTTTNQQQQQKFHFYQQASPSPSSNPVSYPPQTNPYPTQLPRDAPAQPQPSQTPPANYPPQSQSPTAASYPPKTSPANYPPQSQTPTPENYPPQSHTPRAASYPPKASPENYPPQSHTPTPESYPPKAPPANFPPQNQTPQVANYPPKAPPANYPPQTLPANYPPQSNPQLNPPFHQNGYQTTQQPPPPVQFPPAQPVYQHQPTVQTYPQTFPADHKPGVQPTVAAAGIPVQQSGMMGSYGTNAGTEAWTTGLFDCMEDPQNAITTFLFPFFTFGQIAEIIDNGHTSCGTSGIFYGAIAVLIYMPFLLSCTYRTKLRSKYDLVEAPAPDWITHFIFECCALSQEYRELRNRGFDPALGWIGNVSRNQNLQHQQQQKVHMVPPMNQTMRG is encoded by the exons ATGCCGGCTACGAAGTCAATCCAGACAACACTGGCCCAGCCGAAGAGATACCTCCGGAAACCCACAACTCTCAACACGGCCAAGAAATGCCCCAAGAGAGCAACCACCCTCAGCCATTTAGTCAAACACAGGATAACCCaatacaccaccaccaccaccaccaccaaccaacaacaacaacaaaagttCCACTTCTACCAAcaagcatcaccatcaccatcttcTAATCCGGTTTCATACCCACCACAAACAAATCCTTACCCGACACAGCTACCACGTGACGCACCGGCACAACCACAACCATCTCAAACACCGCCGGCAAACTATCCTCCTCAGAGTCAGTCCCCCACAGCAGCAAGCTATCCTCCTAAGACATCGCCGGCAAACTATCCTCCTCAGAGTCAGACACCCACACCAGAAAACTATCCACCTCAGAGTCATACACCTAGAGCAGCAAGCTATCCTCCTAAGGCATCGCCGGAAAACTATCCACCTCAGAGTCATACACCCACACCAGAAAGCTATCCTCCTAAGGCACCGCCTGCAAACTTTCCTCCTCAGAATCAAACACCCCAAGTAGCAAACTATCCTCCTAAGGCACCGCCGGCAAACTACCCTCCTCAGACACTACCAGCAAACTATCCTCCACAATCCAACCCACAACTAAACCCTCCTTTTCATCAGAACGGTTATCAAACTACTCAGCAGCCGCCGCCGCCAGTGCAGTTTCCACCTGCGCAACCTGTTTATCAACATCAACCAACAGTACAGACATATCCTCAGACGTTTCCGGCCGATCACAAACCAGGGGTTCAGCCGACCGTTGCGGCAGCCGGGATTCCAGTGCAACAATCTGGAATGATGGGGAGTTACGGTACCAATGCCGGCACTGAGGCTTGGACCACCGGCCTCTTTGACTGCATGGAAGATCCCCAAAACG CTATTACGACATTTTTATTTCCATTCTTCACATTCGGGCAGATTGCAGAAATCATTGATAATGGCCATACCT CATGTGGGACGAGTGGAATATTCTATGGTGCAATCGCGGTGCTGATCTACATGCCGTTCCTGTTGTCATGCACGTACCGTACGAAGCTGAGGAGTAAGTATGACCTGGTGGAGGCTCCTGCACCAGATTGGATCACCCATTTCATCTTTGAATGCTGTGCTCTGAGTCAAGAATATAGGGAACTCCGC